The window ACGAAGTTCTAAAAGTCGAGCAGCTTGCGCTGGACGATCTGCGCGCCATGATCGACGAGGATCTCGTGCGCGCCCACCGCGCGCGGGCTCTCAGCCCCGACCGGCCGCAGCTGCGCGGCACGGCCCAGAACCCGGACGTCTTCTTCCAGGCCCGCGAGGCAGGCAATCCCTTCTACGCGGCCTGCGCCGGCCACGTGCAGACCGCGATGGACCGCTTCGCCGCCCTCACCGGCCGCCGCTACCACCTCTTCGACTACGAGGGCGCGCCCGACGCCGAGCGCGTGCTCGTGCTGATGGGCTCCGGTGCCGAGACCGCCCACGAGACGATCGACGCCCTCACGGCCAGCGGCGAGAAGGTCGGCGTCCTCAAGGTGCGCCTCTACCGGCCCTTCGCGGCGGCCGCCTTCCTCGCCGCCCTGCCGCGCTCCGTGAAGGCGCTCGCCGTCCTCGACCGCACGAAGGAGCCGGGCGCCCTCGGCGAGCCGCTCTACCAGGACGTGCTCACGAGCCTGCTCGAAGCGCAGCAGGCCGGCGGCCTGCCCTTCGCGATGCCGCGCCTGGTCGGCGGCCGCTATGGCCTCTCCTCGAAGGAGTTCACGCCGGCCATGGTCCGCGGCGTCCTCGACGAGCTGGCGCGGCCCGCACCGCAGAACCACTTCAGCGTCGGCATCCGCGACGACGTCAGCGGCAGCTCCCTGGATTACGACCCGCAGTGGACGATCGCCGACAAGGACACCTTCCAGGGCATGTTCTACGGGCTGGGCGCCGACGGCACCGTGGGCGCGAACAAGAACAGCATCAAGATCATCGGCGAGAACACCGAGAGCTACGCGCAGGGCTACTTCGTCTACGACTCGAAGAAGAGCGGCTCGATGACGATCAGCCACCTGCGCTTCGGCAAGAAGCCCATTCGCGGCAGCTACCTGATCCAGGACGCCGACTTCGTCGCCTGCCACCAGAGCGTCTTCCTCGAGAAGTACGACATGCTGCTCAAGGCGAAGCCGGGCGCGGTCTTCCTGCTCAACACCCAAGCGGGACCGAGCGAGGTCTGGGACACCCTGCCGAAGAAGGTGCAGCAGACCGTCATCGACAAGCGCATCAAGTTCTACGTCATCGACGCCTACAAGGTGGCCGCCGAGACGGGCATGGGCCTGCGCATCAACACGATCATGCAGACCTGTTTCTTCGCGATCAGCGGCGTCCTGCCCCGTGAGGAGGCGATCGGGCACATCAAGACGGCGATCAAGAAGACCTACGGCAAGCGCGGCGAGGAGGTCGTGCGCCAGAACTACGCCGCCGTCGACAGCACGCTGGCCGGCCTGCACGAGGTGAAGGTGCCTGGCGCCGTGACGAGCACGCGCGAGCTGGCGCCCGCCGTCGCCGCCGCGGCGCCCGCCTTCGTGCGCGAAGTGACCGCGCGCATCATCGCCGGCTTCGGCGACGAGCTGCCCGTCAGCGCCTTCCCGCCCGACGGCAGCTTCCCCACCGACACCGCGCGCTGGGAGAAGCGCGCCATCGCCCTCGAGGTGCCGGTCTGGGACCCGAAGACCTGCATCCAGTGCAACAAGTGCGCGCTGATCTGCCCGCACGCGGCGATCCGACCCAAGGTCTACGCCCCGGCCGCCCTCGCCGGCGCCCCGGCCGGCTTCAAGCACACGGAGGCGAAGGGCAAGGAGCTGGCCGGCCTCGCCTACTCGCTGCAGGTGGCGGGCGAGGACTGCACGGGCTGCGGCCTCTGCGTCCACGTCTGCCCGGCCAAGAACAAGACCGAGGTGCGCCTGAAGGCGATCAACATGGAGCCCCTGGCGCCCATCCGCGCCCAGGAGCGCGCCAGCTTCGACTTCTTCCTCTCGCTGCCCGAGCCGGACCGCCGCGAGCTGGCGCTGACCAGGGTGAAAGACAGCCAGTTCCTGCGCCCCCTCTTCGAGTTCAGCGGCGCCTGCGGCGGCTGCGGCGAGACGCCCTACGTCAAGCTGGCCTCTCAGCTGTTCGGCGATCGCATGGTGGTGGCCAACGCCACCGGCTGCTCGTCGATCTACGGCGGCAACCTGCCGACCACGCCCTGGGCCCAGGACGCCGCCGGTCGCGGTCCCGCCTGGTGCAACAGCCTCTTCGAGGACAACGCGGAGTTCGGGCTCGGCTTCCGCCTGAGCATCGACAAGCAGCGCGAGATGGCCCGCGAGCTGCTCGGCGCCCTGCGGGAAGCGGTCGGTGGCGATCTGGCCGAGGCTCTGCTCGCCGCGCCGCAGGGGAGCGAGGCCGACATCCACGACCAGCGCGAGCGCGTGGCGAAGCTGAGGGAGCGCCTGGCCGCGCTCTGCGACCCGCGCGCCCGGCGCCTGGCCGACCTGGCCGACATGCTCGTCAAGAAGAGCGTCTGGATCATGGGCGGCGACGGCTGGGCCTACGACATCGGCTACGGCGGCCTCGACCACGTGCTGGCCTCGGGCCGCAACGTCAACGTGCTCGTGCTCGACACCGAGGTCTACTCGAACACCGGCGGCCAGATGTCCAAGTCGACGCCGATGGGCGCCGTCGCCAAGTTCGCGGCCAGCGGCAAGCCGGCCGGCAAGAAGGACCTCGGCCTGATGGCGATGAGCTACGGCAGCGTCTACGTCGCCCAGGTGGCGATGGGCGCCAACGACGCCCAGACGGTGCGCGCCTTCGTCGAGGCCGAGGCCTACGACGGGCCGTCGCTCATCATCGCCTACAGCCACTGCATCGCCCACGGCATCGACATGGGCAAGGGCACGGACAACCAGAGGGCCGCCGTCCAGAGCGGCCACTGGCTGCTCTACCGCTTCGACCCGGAGCGGGCGGCGGCGGGCGAGAACCCGCTCCAGCTCGACAGCAAGGCGCCGACGATGGCCCTGAAGGACTACGTCTACCAGGAGACCCGCTACAAGATGCTCACCAAGAGCAAGCCCGAGGTGTCCGCGGCCTTGGTCGAACAGGCGCAAGCGGGCGTGCGCGCCCGCTGGCACCTCTACGAGCAGCTCGCCGGGCTCCACTTCGAGGGCGGCAACGGCGACGACAAGGGCGGCGGCAAGCCGACCCCCACCACCAGCGACGACTGACGGGAGGAACCGCAATGGAGATGCAGACCCGCTACCTCGGCCTGGCCCTCAAGAACCCGCTCATCTCGTCGGCCTCGCCGGTGAACCTCGACCTCGACGCCGCCCGCCGCTGCGAGGACGCCGGCGCCGCGGCCATCGTCATGCCCTCGCTCTTCGAGGAGCAGATCCTCGCCGAGTCGCGCGAGCTGGACCACTACCTGACGCATGGCACCGAGAGCTACGCCGAGGCGCTCAGCTACTTCCCGGCCCGGAGCGACTACCGCCTCGGCCCCGAGCGCTACCTGAAAACGCTGCGAGC is drawn from bacterium and contains these coding sequences:
- the nifJ gene encoding pyruvate:ferredoxin (flavodoxin) oxidoreductase codes for the protein MSRSSVTIDGNEAAAYVAHKVNEVIAIYPITPSSNMGELADDYSAQGEKNIWGTVPTVVEMQSEGGAAGAVHGSLQTGALTTTFTASQGLLLMIPNMYKIAGELTATVFHVSARTLATHALSIFGDHSDVMSVRQTGWAMLASGSVQEVMDSAIIAQAATLAARVPFLHFFDGFRTSHEVLKVEQLALDDLRAMIDEDLVRAHRARALSPDRPQLRGTAQNPDVFFQAREAGNPFYAACAGHVQTAMDRFAALTGRRYHLFDYEGAPDAERVLVLMGSGAETAHETIDALTASGEKVGVLKVRLYRPFAAAAFLAALPRSVKALAVLDRTKEPGALGEPLYQDVLTSLLEAQQAGGLPFAMPRLVGGRYGLSSKEFTPAMVRGVLDELARPAPQNHFSVGIRDDVSGSSLDYDPQWTIADKDTFQGMFYGLGADGTVGANKNSIKIIGENTESYAQGYFVYDSKKSGSMTISHLRFGKKPIRGSYLIQDADFVACHQSVFLEKYDMLLKAKPGAVFLLNTQAGPSEVWDTLPKKVQQTVIDKRIKFYVIDAYKVAAETGMGLRINTIMQTCFFAISGVLPREEAIGHIKTAIKKTYGKRGEEVVRQNYAAVDSTLAGLHEVKVPGAVTSTRELAPAVAAAAPAFVREVTARIIAGFGDELPVSAFPPDGSFPTDTARWEKRAIALEVPVWDPKTCIQCNKCALICPHAAIRPKVYAPAALAGAPAGFKHTEAKGKELAGLAYSLQVAGEDCTGCGLCVHVCPAKNKTEVRLKAINMEPLAPIRAQERASFDFFLSLPEPDRRELALTRVKDSQFLRPLFEFSGACGGCGETPYVKLASQLFGDRMVVANATGCSSIYGGNLPTTPWAQDAAGRGPAWCNSLFEDNAEFGLGFRLSIDKQREMARELLGALREAVGGDLAEALLAAPQGSEADIHDQRERVAKLRERLAALCDPRARRLADLADMLVKKSVWIMGGDGWAYDIGYGGLDHVLASGRNVNVLVLDTEVYSNTGGQMSKSTPMGAVAKFAASGKPAGKKDLGLMAMSYGSVYVAQVAMGANDAQTVRAFVEAEAYDGPSLIIAYSHCIAHGIDMGKGTDNQRAAVQSGHWLLYRFDPERAAAGENPLQLDSKAPTMALKDYVYQETRYKMLTKSKPEVSAALVEQAQAGVRARWHLYEQLAGLHFEGGNGDDKGGGKPTPTTSDD